A stretch of the Theileria equi strain WA chromosome 1, complete sequence genome encodes the following:
- a CDS encoding hypothetical protein (encoded by transcript BEWA_020630A): MSVEVDIRNKCRNRCTCPWKNSGLITTKTGSLKDATDYGYCTHEKVAGQGINGLTYNRTHLQIEDEKTGSPKIFKEEHSRLDFVTVYYHIYDRNAHVIKAPLFLRVKDHAGAEYKWYENVSTNEDNKTWRKINKTSGFPTDDPGKGGSEFRENLDRVTCSLHNIHRVEISRNGQSDPYGCPICKKAKVIVKPGVSVNGIYTRFEHIPMDDGKYYLSHGNNLVKYKESSKHNSKFLSVKKGDTLSVYYWEGDEKRTNPLIIELKRADGGGSNWYASDLQYKDKNYKWIKLKQDETANFSRYGEELKAKLDYLSCTVNSAVRIKLGRDSGCHDSRDSNHKSTISTRHNGIFNRSPFISAYEYTPSKESGGKSFSVAEVLLQGERQKSESGNLFLKDVTKLSSYASFCDPTNPFIIRVEYSDCNEWYQRNSDDKNTWEKKHDLSDQIEQIFANVKKKLNITPCPPAKIPPQEGIQINITEQPENDTLDGTYVSSSSGNLLILISKDVKTLPHGFFRVTHQTTAVASFKLSKTLSNNGDQIGKGGGPSIPNVQYVSVYFWDGEPSKPILLGIKQGGNLKYYSRSSGTTSWIQGNNDKFKKLVHMLDDKNCQRNNAIPFDIKEPTKDHADGNSNCLKIRKITGPTSSQLPGGDYAVREYAISGDARMSRVTFDGIYTNIGATKDTVNKAVVYYWKNDPNISSRAIPLLVGFVKNGLIDWYENDGIGSQNLYWKPIDGNEAKKFYEADIPQPSLTEKLDEVSCRIHRTVKIDISKNSGRSYCHSRCIPTRIKVVSTGKTISGYIGYDHIAIKGQTFTVTSIIKNDRKENINLPYPLKNVKKVAVYSPVCSEGVPVIHIGYKQSTYDTWLKNEKGQWTQFNLSNHQNYLLTCQEARGSFITKSNPSIPSGDDFSASEAEEGLGGETDSYLEPTPTPQTEANEGEAQYLLASAPSAPETSQNDSPPNSNQDIIKTTISVATGILTTSALACFAGWKLYNRFKGDPWVRQI, encoded by the coding sequence atgtcTGTAGAGGTGGATATACGCAATAAATGCAGAAATAGATGTACGTGTCCATGGAAGAACTCAGGCCTTATAACTACTAAAACGGGTTCACTAAAAGATGCTACAGATTATGGATATTGTACTCATGAGAAAGTTGCTGGGCAAGGTATCAATGGACTCACGTACAATAGAACACATCTTCAAATAGAAGATGAGAAAACTGGATCaccaaaaatttttaaGGAGGAACACTCTAGACTAGATTTTGTTACCGTCTATTATCACATCTATGACAGAAATGCACATGTTATAAAAGCTCCTCTTTTCCTCAGGGTTAAGGATCATGCTGGAGCAGAATATAAATGGTATGAGAACGTTAGTACTAATGAAGATAACAAGACATGGAGGAAGATTAATAAGACCAGTGGTTTCCCTACGGATGATCCAGGAAAAGGTGGGAGTGAATTTAGGGAAAACCTTGATAGAGTTACCTGCTCTCTACACAACATTCACAGAGTTGAGATTTCCAGGAATGGGCAATCTGATCCGTACGGATGCCCTATTTGTAAAAAGGCTAAAGTTATTGTTAAACCAGGAGTCTCTGTTAACGGAATTTACACTAGGTTTGAACATATTCCAAtggatgatggaaaatactATCTTTCACACGGGAACAATCTGGtgaaatataaagaatcAAGTAAACACAATTCCAAATTCCTCTCAGTTAAAAAGGGTGATACTCTCTCAGTATACTACTGGGAAGGTGATGAAAAGCGTACGAATCCACTTATAATAGAACTTAAACGCGCAGATGGAGGTGGTTCTAACTGGTATGCGAGTGATCTACAGTATAAGGATAAAAATTATAAGTGGATAAAGCTGAAACAAGATGAGACTGCTAATTTCTCCCGGTATGGAGAAGAGCTTAAGGCAAAATTGGACTACCTTAGTTGTACAGTTAATAGTGCTGTTAGGATTAAGTTAGGACGAGACTCTGGTTGTCATGATTCTAGGGATAGTAACCATAAAAGTACAATTAGCACTCGTCATAATGGCATATTTAACAGATCTCCTTTCATTTCTGCATATGAATATACACCGAGTAAAGAGTCTGGTGGGAAGTCATTTTCCGTGGCAGAGGTCCTACTTCAGGGTGAAAGACAAAAGAGTGAATCTGGTAATCTATTCTTAAAGGATGTTACCAAGCTTTCTTCATATGCTTCGTTTTGTGATCCAACTAACCCATTTATCATACGTGTGGAATACAGTGATTGTAATGAATGGTACCAGAGGAAttctgatgataaaaacaCATGGGAGAAGAAGCATGACCTGTCAGACCAAATTGAACAGATTTTTGCCAATGTTAAGAAAAAACTTAATATAACGCCATGTCCTCCTGCTAAAATTCCTCCACAGGAGGGTATCCAGATAAATATAACAGAACAACCAGAAAATGATACACTTGATGGCACCTACGTTTCGTCTAGTTCTGGGAATCTTTTGATCCTCATCTCCAAGGATGTTAAAACTCTTCCACATGGATTCTTTAGGGTTACTCATCAGACGACTGCAGTAGCATCTTTTAAGCTAAGTAAGACACTCAGTAACAATGGAGACCAGATAGGAAAAGGAGGAGGACCATCCATACCTAATGTGCAGTATGTATCTGTTTACTTTTGGGATGGAGAACCTAGTAAACCAATCCTACTTGGAATTAAGCAGGGTGGAAATCTTAAGTACTATAGCAGAAGTAGTGGAACAACTTCTTGGATACAAGGTAATAATGACAAGTTTAAAAAACTTGTGCACATGCTGGATGATAAAAACTGTCAAAGGAATAATGCTATCCCCTTTGACATAAAAGAACCTACAAAAGATCATGCTGATGGAAATTCTAATTGTCTAAAGATTAGAAAGATCACAGGTCCTACATCTTCACAACTTCCAGGAGGTGACTACGCTGTTAGGGAATACGCAATCAGTGGAGATGCAAGAATGTCGAGAGTTACATTTGATGGTATATATACCAATATAGGTGCCACTAAAGATACCGTAAATAAGGCTGTagtatattactggaagaatgatccAAATATATCCAGTAGAGCTATACCTCTTCTTGTAGGATTTGTCAAAAATGGTCTAATAGACTGGTACgaaaatgatggaataGGATCACAAAATCTATATTGGAAGCCtattgatggaaatgaagCAAAAAAGTTTTATGAAGCAGATATTCCACAACCATCTCTTACGGAAAAGCTTGATGAAGTAAGTTGCAGGATCCACCGGACAGTTAAGATTGATATATCTAAGAATAGTGGAAGATCATATTGTCACAGCAGGTGTATACCCACCAGAATAAAGGTAGTCTCTACTGGGAAAACTATTTCAGGATACATAGGTTATGATCATATTGCAATCAAAGGTCAGACCTTTACGGTAACCTCTATAATAAAAAATGATCGAAAAGAAAATATCAACCTACCGTACCCTCTaaaaaatgtcaagaaaGTCGCTGTCTACTCTCCAGTATGTAGCGAAGGCGTTCCAGTTATACACATTGGATATAAACAGAGTACGTATGATACATGGcttaaaaatgaaaagggGCAATGGACGCAGTTTAACCTAAGTAATCACCAAAACTATCTGCTTACATGTCAAGAAGCTCGGGGGTCATTTATCACTAAAAGTAATCCATCAATACcctctggagatgattTTAGTGCTAGTGAAGCTGAAGAAGGCCTTGGTGGAGAAACTGACTCTTATCTAGAACCTACTCCTACTCCTCAAACTGAAGCTAATGAAGGTGAAGCTCAATATCTACTAGCCTCAGCCCCTTCTGCTCCTGAAACTTCTCAAAATGATTCTCCTCCAAACTCTAATCAAGATATTATTAAGACTACCATCTCTGTAGCTACGGGCATTCTTACaacttctgccttggcttgttttgctggatggaaactttataatcgctttaaaggagatccaTGGGTACGACAAatttga